In the genome of Excalfactoria chinensis isolate bCotChi1 unplaced genomic scaffold, bCotChi1.hap2 Scaffold_68, whole genome shotgun sequence, one region contains:
- the LOC140265112 gene encoding olfactory receptor 14J1-like, producing the protein MPNSSSISEFLLLPLADTRQLQLLHFWLLLGIYLAALLGNGLISTAVACDRRLHTPMYFFLLNLALLDLGCISTTLPKAMANALWDTRAISYAGCAAQIFFFLLFLSAEYSLLTIMSYDRYVAICKPLHYGTLMDSRACATMAAAAWGAGLLNSLLQTSSTFSLPLCQGNVVNQFFCEIPQILKLSCSESNLREVVLIIFSISLAFGCFIFVVVSYVQIFLAVLRMPSEQGRHKAFSTCLPHLAVVSLFLITAFFAYLKPPSISSTAIDLMVAVLYSVVPPTLNPIIYSMRNREIKDAVRKVMTKCVSISVNGRSFGIHIM; encoded by the coding sequence atgcccaacagcagctccatcagcgagttcctcctgctgccgttggcagacacacggcagctgcagctcctgcacttctggctcttgctgggcatctacctggctgccctcctgggcaacggcctcatcagcacagccgtagcctgcgaccgccgcctgcacacccccatgtacttcttcctgctcaacctggccctcctcgacctgggctgcatctccaccactctccccaaagccatggccaacgccctctgggacaccagggccatctcctacgcaggatgtgctgcacagatctttttctttctcctcttcctctcagcagagtattcccttctcaccatcatgtcctatgaccgctacgttgccatctgcaagcccctgcactacgggaccttgatggacagcagagcttgtgccaccatggcagcagctgcctggggcgctgggcttctcaattccctgctaCAGACTTCCAGcacgttttcactgcctctctgccaaggcaatgttgtcaaccagtttttctgtgaaatcccccagatcctcaagctctcctgctcagaatcaaatctcagggaagttgtgcttatcatttttagtatcagtttagcctttggctGCTTTATTTTCGtagtggtgtcctatgtgcagatcttccttgccgtgctgaggatgccctcagagcagggacggcacaaagccttctccacatgcctccctcacctggctgtggtctccctgtttctcatcactgccttttttgcctacctgaagcccccctccatctcctccacaGCCATagacctgatggtggcagttctgtactcggtggtgcctccaacactgaaccctattatatacagcatgaggaacagggagatcaaggatgcagtgaggaaagtgatgacCAAATGTGTTTCAATATCAGTGAATGGCCGATCTTTTGGAATTCATATAATGTAA
- the LOC140265113 gene encoding olfactory receptor 14J1-like: protein MSYDRYVAICKPLHYGTLMDSRACATMAAAAWGAGLLNSLLHTASTFSLPLCQGNVVNQFFCEIPQILKLSCSASYLREVVFLIFSAILFFGCFVFIVVSYVQIFLAVLRMPSEQGRHKAFSTCLPHLAVVSLFLSTAIYANLKPPSISSPLLDLTVALLYAVVPPTLNPIIYSMRNREIKHALRKVLQYALFQLP, encoded by the coding sequence atgtcctatgaccgctacgttgccatctgcaagcccctgcactacgggaccttgatggacagcagagcttgtgccaccatggcagcagctgcctggggcgctgggcttctcaattccttgctgcacactgccagtacgttttcactgcctctctgccaaggcaatgttgtcaaccagtttttctgtgaaatcccccagatcctcaagctctcctgctcagcctcctacctcagggaagttgtgtttctcatttttagtgccaTTTTAttctttgggtgctttgttttcatagttgtgtcctatgtgcagatctttcttgctgtgctgaggatgccctctgagcagggacggcacaaagccttctccacgtgcctccctcacctggccgtggtctccctgtttctcagcactgccatTTATGCcaacctgaagcccccctccatttcctctccactcctggatctgacagtggctcttctgtatgcagtggttcctccaacactgaaccctattatctacagcatgaggaacagggagatcaagcatgctctcaggaaggtgttgcagtACGCACTATTCCAGCTCCCATAA
- the LOC140265114 gene encoding olfactory receptor 14J1-like has protein sequence MSYDRYVAICKPLHYGTLMDSRACATMAAAAWGAGLLNSLLHTASTFSLPLCQGNVVNQFFCEIPQILRLFCSESNLREVVFIIFSVSLAFGCFVFIVVSYVQIFMAVLRMPSEQGRHKAFSTCLPHLAVVSLFVSTAFFAYLKPPSISSPLLDLTVALVYTVVPPTLNPLIYSMRNREIKHALRKVLQYSLFVLQ, from the coding sequence atgtcctatgaccgctacgttgccatctgcaagcccctgcactacgggaccttgatggacagcagagcttgtgccaccatggcagcagctgcctggggcgctgggcttctcaattccctgctgcacactgccagtacgttttcactgcctctctgccaaggcaatgttgtcaaccagtttttctgtgaaatcccccagatcctcaggCTCttctgctcagaatcaaatctcagggaagttgtgtttatcatttttagtgtcagtttagcctttggctgctttgttttcatagttgtgtcctatgtgcagatattcatggccgtgctgaggatgccctctgagcagggaaggcacaaagccttctccacgtgccttcctcacctggccgtggttTCTCTAtttgtcagcactgccttttttgcctacctgaagcccccctccatttcctccccactcctggatctgacagtggcacttgtGTAcacagtggttcctccaacactgaaccccctcatctacagcatgaggaacagagagatcaagcacgctctcagaaAGGTGTTGCAATACTCACTATTCGTGCTTCAATAA